In a genomic window of Aggregatimonas sangjinii:
- a CDS encoding toll/interleukin-1 receptor domain-containing protein, which produces MKNPKAFISYAWESDEIKLWVKHLATELRTDGIDAKLDQWEIVPGDQMPHFMEKSVRENDYVLIVCTPKYKSKSENRVGGVGYEGDIMTAEVLQSSNHRKFIPILKEGTKDNAIPSWLQGKYYVNLTNEKHYVNNYSDLTTTLLNTRETAPALSPTTRREVVKNTYIPKDKKINSKDEPIRIKGILISEITQPKNDGTKGSALYKIPFELNRTPSYEWADLFVNAWNRPSKFTSMHRSGIASTYGNKVILDGTTIEEVEKYHKDTLKLAVHTANQQLKRINLQKEQEAERERLERERHTKNIEDIGGRISFD; this is translated from the coding sequence ATGAAAAATCCTAAAGCCTTTATTTCCTATGCATGGGAAAGTGATGAAATAAAATTATGGGTTAAACACCTTGCTACTGAACTGCGAACTGATGGAATTGATGCTAAGCTTGATCAATGGGAAATTGTACCTGGTGATCAAATGCCACACTTCATGGAGAAATCAGTTCGGGAAAATGACTACGTGTTAATAGTATGTACTCCAAAATACAAATCAAAATCAGAAAATAGAGTTGGAGGTGTAGGATACGAGGGAGATATTATGACTGCTGAGGTTTTGCAAAGCTCTAATCACCGAAAGTTCATTCCTATTTTGAAAGAGGGCACTAAAGATAATGCAATTCCTTCGTGGTTGCAAGGCAAGTATTATGTGAATTTGACAAATGAAAAGCATTATGTAAATAACTACTCAGACTTGACAACAACTTTATTGAATACGAGAGAAACTGCACCTGCACTTAGCCCGACAACTAGAAGAGAGGTGGTCAAAAATACCTATATTCCAAAGGACAAAAAAATTAACTCTAAAGATGAACCTATAAGAATTAAAGGGATATTAATTAGTGAAATCACTCAACCAAAAAATGACGGTACAAAAGGCAGTGCTTTGTACAAAATACCTTTTGAATTAAACCGAACACCAAGTTATGAATGGGCAGACTTATTTGTAAACGCTTGGAATCGTCCGTCAAAATTTACTTCTATGCACAGATCAGGAATTGCTTCAACTTATGGCAACAAAGTAATCTTGGATGGAACTACAATTGAGGAGGTGGAAAAATATCATAAAGACACCCTCAAACTTGCTGTTCATACAGCTAATCAACAATTAAAACGAATTAACTTGCAGAAGGAACAAGAAGCTGAACGTGAGAGGTTAGAAAGAGAAAGACACACAAAGAACATTGAAGACATTGGAGGAAGAATCAGCTTTGATTAG
- a CDS encoding retron St85 family RNA-directed DNA polymerase translates to MIKNENIRLNMLGLPIIQSINDFSHITHLSKYTLYQLSEKSDFHYKKFPLKKKAGGTRTICQPSKNLKGLQSWILVNILNKLKVSDSCKGFEKGSSIGDNARPHINANCILTLDLSDFFGTVSDIQVYNVFKSIGYNNLISTMMTNICTSDGSLPQGSPSSPKLANLVSWKLDKRIQGFVGKRGITYTRYADDLSFSGLHPANTVQVLPVVKSIIQDEGFRINPRKTRVSGASRAKIITGLVISNNRFGIGQTKYRILRAKIFHLTKPKEQNNIDLLNEVNGWIAYLKSVDKLRFNKVFKYVSKLKKEHPKTLINQMTIANIV, encoded by the coding sequence ATGATAAAAAACGAAAACATTAGATTGAATATGCTTGGACTTCCAATAATCCAATCAATCAATGATTTTTCGCACATTACACATCTTTCAAAATATACACTTTACCAATTGTCTGAGAAGTCTGATTTTCATTACAAAAAGTTTCCATTAAAGAAAAAGGCAGGAGGGACTCGAACAATTTGTCAACCCAGCAAGAATCTCAAAGGATTACAATCTTGGATATTGGTAAATATTCTTAACAAGCTTAAAGTTTCCGATTCTTGTAAGGGATTTGAAAAAGGGAGTTCAATTGGTGATAATGCTAGACCACATATTAATGCAAATTGTATTCTGACCTTAGATTTATCAGATTTTTTTGGAACAGTTTCTGATATTCAAGTTTATAATGTTTTCAAGTCTATTGGTTACAATAATCTGATTTCGACTATGATGACCAATATTTGTACTTCTGATGGTTCTCTACCCCAAGGTAGTCCTAGTTCGCCAAAATTAGCAAATCTTGTTTCTTGGAAATTAGACAAACGGATTCAAGGTTTTGTTGGAAAACGAGGTATAACCTACACAAGATATGCAGATGATTTATCTTTTTCAGGTCTTCATCCGGCAAATACAGTCCAAGTTTTACCAGTTGTAAAAAGCATCATACAAGATGAGGGCTTCAGAATTAACCCTAGGAAGACGAGAGTATCAGGTGCTAGCAGAGCCAAAATAATAACAGGATTAGTAATTTCTAACAATAGGTTTGGAATTGGGCAAACTAAATACAGAATTCTAAGGGCAAAAATTTTTCATCTTACTAAGCCTAAAGAACAAAATAATATTGATTTACTTAACGAAGTAAATGGTTGGATTGCATATTTAAAAAGTGTTGATAAACTTAGATTCAACAAGGTTTTTAAATATGTTTCAAAGTTAAAAAAGGAACACCCTAAAACTCTAATAAATCAAATGACTATTGCCAACATTGTATAA
- a CDS encoding IS3 family transposase — translation MISKDHSNLSIAKQSELLKLHRSGLYYKPKGESELNLELMRLMDEHYADHYFKGAKRMHTWLTMDKGYKVNQKRIDRLYYRVMGLSAIMPGKHTSRRNKAHKVYPYLLRNLKVYRPNQVWATDITYIPMRKGFMYLVAIIDLHSRYVLNWSVSNTMDAQWCKETLEVAMTKHGKPEIVNTDQGSQFTSEVFTHLVLSNDIKLSMDGKGRAIDNVFIERLWRSVKYESIYLNPPDSGIDLYEQLNGYFDYYNNRRRHQGIDNQIPFKRYLKQQQKAA, via the coding sequence ATGATAAGCAAGGATCATTCCAACCTAAGTATCGCAAAACAGAGCGAGCTTTTGAAATTGCACCGTTCAGGTCTTTATTATAAGCCCAAGGGCGAGAGTGAACTGAACCTGGAACTCATGCGCTTGATGGACGAACATTACGCCGACCACTATTTTAAAGGGGCCAAACGTATGCACACTTGGCTGACCATGGACAAGGGATACAAAGTGAACCAAAAGCGTATAGATCGTTTGTATTACCGTGTAATGGGCCTGAGTGCCATTATGCCGGGAAAGCATACTTCCAGGCGCAACAAGGCCCATAAAGTGTATCCTTACCTGCTCAGGAACCTGAAGGTCTATAGACCGAACCAGGTATGGGCAACCGATATCACCTATATACCGATGCGCAAAGGTTTCATGTACTTGGTAGCCATCATAGACCTGCATAGCCGTTATGTATTGAACTGGTCAGTGTCCAATACCATGGACGCACAATGGTGCAAAGAAACCTTGGAAGTGGCTATGACGAAACATGGAAAGCCGGAAATCGTCAATACCGATCAGGGCAGTCAGTTTACCTCCGAGGTGTTTACACATCTGGTCTTGTCAAATGATATCAAGCTGAGTATGGACGGTAAGGGAAGGGCCATAGACAATGTGTTTATAGAACGGCTGTGGAGAAGCGTTAAATATGAAAGTATCTATCTCAATCCCCCAGACTCAGGAATCGATCTATACGAACAACTCAACGGATATTTTGACTATTACAATAACAGAAGAAGACATCAGGGAATCGACAATCAAATACCTTTTAAAAGGTATTTGAAACAACAACAAAAAGCAGCATAA
- a CDS encoding transposase: protein MTRRKFTPKFKTKVVLEALKERETAQELAQRFEISPQQVNLWKREFLAQAESVFIKGPKSAKSEAEEKEDHLLKVIGKQKVELDFLKNALR, encoded by the coding sequence ATGACACGAAGAAAATTCACACCCAAATTCAAGACAAAGGTAGTTTTGGAGGCTCTTAAAGAGCGTGAAACGGCTCAAGAACTTGCTCAGCGGTTCGAGATATCACCGCAACAGGTAAACCTTTGGAAACGGGAGTTTCTGGCCCAAGCGGAGTCGGTTTTCATAAAAGGCCCGAAATCGGCAAAGAGCGAAGCTGAAGAAAAAGAGGACCATCTTTTAAAGGTGATAGGCAAGCAGAAAGTGGAACTCGATTTTTTAAAGAACGCCTTGCGCTGA
- a CDS encoding homocysteine S-methyltransferase family protein, translated as MRAIREVLKERILVLDGAMGTMLQRYKFQEEDFRGERFKDWEHPLQGNNDLLSLTQPEAIAEVHAKYFAAGADIVETNTFSGTTIAMADYHMEDLVYELNYESAKIAKRVADEFTAKEPHKPRFVAGSIGPTNKTASMSPDVNDPGYRAVSFDELRIAYKQQAEALLDGGSDLLLVETIFDTLNAKAALFAIEEVKEERGIDVPIMVSGTITDASGRTLSGQTAEAFLISISHIPILSVGFNCALGANQLVPHLEVISKRSEHAVSAHPNAGLPNAFGEYDETPEQMAAQIKEYVEKGLVNIVGGCCGTTPPHISAIAELVKDYKPRSFGPMAPTGEMNSLVE; from the coding sequence ATGAGAGCTATCAGAGAAGTTTTAAAAGAACGTATTTTAGTGTTGGACGGTGCCATGGGTACCATGCTGCAACGCTATAAATTTCAGGAAGAGGATTTTAGGGGCGAGCGTTTTAAGGATTGGGAACATCCCTTACAGGGCAACAACGACCTGCTGTCCCTCACCCAACCCGAGGCCATTGCCGAAGTACATGCCAAATATTTCGCCGCCGGTGCCGATATCGTTGAGACGAATACCTTTTCCGGTACCACCATCGCCATGGCCGATTACCATATGGAGGATTTGGTCTACGAACTCAACTACGAGTCCGCGAAAATCGCCAAACGGGTCGCCGATGAATTTACGGCCAAGGAACCGCACAAACCGCGCTTCGTAGCGGGCAGTATCGGACCTACGAACAAAACCGCAAGTATGTCGCCCGATGTAAACGACCCGGGCTATCGCGCCGTTTCGTTCGACGAGCTGCGTATCGCCTACAAGCAACAGGCAGAGGCCTTGTTGGATGGCGGTTCCGACCTTCTTTTGGTCGAGACCATATTCGATACCCTGAATGCCAAAGCGGCTTTGTTCGCTATCGAGGAAGTGAAGGAAGAACGCGGGATAGACGTGCCCATTATGGTCAGTGGTACCATTACCGATGCCTCGGGAAGAACCTTGTCCGGTCAAACGGCGGAGGCTTTTTTGATATCCATATCGCATATTCCTATTTTATCGGTCGGCTTTAACTGTGCCTTGGGTGCCAACCAATTGGTGCCGCATCTGGAAGTGATTTCGAAACGCAGCGAACATGCGGTTTCTGCGCATCCGAACGCGGGTCTGCCCAATGCCTTTGGCGAGTACGACGAGACGCCTGAACAAATGGCCGCCCAGATAAAGGAGTATGTTGAAAAGGGACTCGTAAATATCGTCGGTGGTTGTTGTGGAACGACGCCACCCCATATTTCGGCGATCGCAGAGTTGGTCAAAGACTACAAGCCCAGGTCGTTTGGCCCCATGGCCCCCACAGGAGAAATGAATTCGCTTGTCGAGTAA
- a CDS encoding vitamin B12 dependent-methionine synthase activation domain-containing protein, with translation MKEDLNISKEAFTAPPSGAGGARYLKLSGLEPLVVTPETNFVNVGERTNVAGSKKFLRLIKERKFEEALDVARDQVEGGAQIIDINMDDGLIDGKEAMVKFLNLVIAEPDIARVPIMIDSSKWEIIEAGLQVVQGKCVVNSISLKEGEKEFIHHAKLIKRYGAAVIVMAFDEVGQADNYDRRIEIAKRSYDILVDEVGFPPEDIIFDLNIFPVATGMDEHKLNAIDFIKATKWVRENLPHCSVSGGVSNVSFSFRGNNPVREAMHSVFLYHAIKAGMNMGIVNPTMLEVYDDIPKDLLEHVEDVMLNRRDDATERLLDFAESVVGTAKESKVDLSWREEPLQDRITRALVKGIDQYIVEDVEEARQAADKPIEVIEGNLMTGMNVVGDLFGSGKMFLPQVVKSARVMKKAVAHLLPYIEEEKLKSAPQPPKGEQHWETANPVLYGLLKEHAKRMRNEPTPAETMLWNALSGKNLGGYKFRRQHIIGEYIADFICLKHNLIVEVDGLIHQLPENKKSDTERTEWLENLGYRVIRFTNNQVLTNLENVLEEIHQALSAPPSGAGGAAGKILMATVKGDVHDIGKNIVSVVLACNNYEIVDLGVMVPPEKIIAAAIEHNVDVIGLSGLITPSLDEMVHLAKEMERKNFSVPLLIGGATTSKAHTAVKIDPQYSQAVVHVNDASRAVTVVGDLLQKETSDTYKEKIKEDYDVFREKFLKRAVQKDYKTLAEARKNKFQIDWDTTKIVKPNELGIQVIEDMDLEKLVPFIDWTPFFRSWELHGKYPDILTDDVVGTQATELFADAQKMLKEIVAEKKLKAKGIFGLFPANTVNEDDIEVDLSPYLGEMPKGQAGPLKDNNSGDNSTSLGGGREGAIFRTLRQQLQRREGVPDYALADFIAPKASGKEDYIGCFCVSTGFGTAELAAQYEKELDDYSSILIKALADRLAEAFAEYLHKEVRMNHWGYAADEDLSSEELINESYKGIRPAPGYPACPDHLEKLTIWEMLQVEEKIGVKLTESLAMWPAASVSGYYFGNPEARYFGLGKIKEDQVADFAKRKGIPVEEATKWLAPNIADD, from the coding sequence ATGAAGGAAGATTTGAATATATCGAAAGAAGCGTTTACGGCACCCCCTTCGGGGGCGGGGGGGGCTAGATACTTAAAATTAAGCGGACTGGAGCCTTTAGTGGTTACTCCCGAGACCAACTTTGTAAATGTTGGGGAGCGAACGAACGTGGCCGGTTCCAAGAAATTTTTGCGCCTAATCAAAGAGCGCAAGTTCGAGGAAGCCTTGGATGTCGCCCGTGATCAAGTAGAGGGTGGGGCACAGATCATCGATATCAATATGGATGATGGGCTGATCGACGGTAAGGAAGCCATGGTCAAATTCCTGAACCTGGTCATCGCCGAGCCGGATATTGCCCGGGTACCCATCATGATCGATAGCTCGAAATGGGAAATCATCGAGGCGGGTTTGCAAGTGGTACAGGGCAAATGTGTGGTGAACTCCATTAGCCTTAAAGAAGGTGAAAAGGAATTCATACACCACGCCAAATTAATCAAACGCTATGGCGCGGCCGTTATCGTGATGGCCTTCGATGAGGTAGGGCAGGCCGATAACTACGACAGGCGTATTGAAATTGCCAAACGCTCCTATGACATTCTGGTCGATGAAGTCGGTTTTCCACCGGAGGACATCATTTTCGATTTGAACATTTTTCCTGTGGCCACTGGAATGGACGAGCATAAATTGAATGCAATCGATTTTATCAAAGCCACCAAATGGGTACGGGAGAACTTGCCGCACTGTAGTGTTAGTGGGGGGGTCAGTAACGTCTCCTTCTCGTTTCGGGGCAACAACCCGGTACGGGAGGCCATGCATTCGGTCTTTTTGTACCACGCCATCAAAGCGGGAATGAATATGGGCATAGTGAACCCGACCATGCTGGAGGTATACGATGATATTCCCAAAGATTTATTGGAGCATGTAGAAGATGTCATGCTCAACCGCAGGGACGATGCCACGGAACGGCTGTTGGATTTTGCCGAATCGGTTGTCGGTACGGCCAAGGAAAGTAAGGTAGACCTGTCCTGGCGGGAAGAACCGCTTCAGGATCGGATAACCCGTGCCTTGGTAAAGGGTATTGACCAGTATATTGTGGAAGATGTCGAGGAAGCCAGACAGGCGGCGGACAAACCGATCGAAGTCATCGAAGGCAACCTGATGACGGGAATGAACGTCGTGGGCGACCTCTTCGGAAGTGGAAAAATGTTTTTGCCGCAAGTGGTGAAGTCCGCCCGAGTCATGAAAAAAGCGGTAGCGCATCTATTGCCGTATATCGAAGAAGAAAAGTTAAAATCGGCCCCCCAACCCCCAAAGGGGGAGCAGCATTGGGAGACGGCAAATCCTGTGTTATATGGATTGCTTAAAGAGCATGCCAAGCGTATGCGTAACGAGCCCACCCCTGCGGAAACTATGTTGTGGAATGCACTAAGTGGAAAAAATTTAGGGGGATACAAATTTCGGCGACAGCATATTATCGGGGAGTACATAGCAGATTTTATCTGTTTGAAACACAATTTAATCGTTGAAGTTGATGGATTAATACATCAATTGCCGGAAAACAAAAAATCGGATACGGAAAGAACCGAGTGGCTTGAAAACCTTGGATATCGTGTTATTAGATTTACAAACAATCAGGTATTGACAAATCTCGAAAATGTTTTAGAAGAGATTCACCAAGCGTTATCAGCTCCCCCTTCGGGGGCGGGGGGGGCTGCTGGGAAGATATTGATGGCAACCGTTAAAGGGGATGTACACGACATTGGAAAGAACATCGTAAGCGTGGTCTTGGCCTGTAACAATTACGAAATCGTAGATCTGGGCGTTATGGTGCCGCCGGAAAAGATCATTGCGGCCGCTATCGAGCATAATGTGGATGTCATCGGTCTCAGCGGACTGATTACGCCTTCGTTGGATGAAATGGTGCATCTCGCCAAGGAAATGGAGCGCAAGAATTTTAGCGTTCCGTTGTTGATCGGTGGTGCGACGACCAGTAAGGCGCATACCGCGGTAAAGATAGACCCGCAATACAGTCAGGCTGTGGTACATGTTAACGATGCTTCGCGGGCGGTAACCGTAGTCGGTGATTTGTTGCAAAAGGAAACCTCCGATACGTACAAGGAAAAAATCAAGGAAGATTACGATGTGTTTCGGGAGAAGTTCCTGAAACGCGCCGTACAAAAGGACTATAAAACCCTTGCCGAGGCTCGGAAAAACAAGTTTCAAATCGATTGGGACACGACCAAAATCGTAAAGCCCAATGAGCTAGGTATACAGGTCATCGAAGATATGGATTTGGAAAAGTTGGTGCCTTTTATCGATTGGACGCCCTTTTTCAGAAGTTGGGAACTGCATGGTAAATATCCCGATATCCTAACGGATGATGTGGTCGGAACACAAGCCACCGAATTGTTCGCCGATGCCCAAAAGATGCTAAAGGAGATCGTCGCGGAAAAGAAACTAAAAGCAAAAGGTATTTTCGGACTCTTCCCTGCCAATACCGTAAACGAAGACGACATTGAGGTCGACCTTTCTCCCTATTTGGGGGAGATGCCCAAAGGGCAGGCCGGGCCTTTAAAGGATAATAATAGCGGCGATAACTCCACCTCTTTGGGGGGAGGCCGGGAGGGGGCCATTTTTAGAACCCTTCGCCAACAATTGCAACGCAGGGAAGGTGTGCCGGATTATGCCTTGGCCGATTTTATCGCACCGAAGGCATCGGGGAAAGAGGATTATATCGGCTGTTTTTGTGTTTCCACGGGATTCGGAACCGCCGAACTGGCCGCGCAATATGAAAAGGAGTTGGACGATTACAGTTCCATACTGATCAAGGCCTTGGCCGATCGTTTGGCGGAGGCCTTTGCGGAGTATTTGCACAAAGAGGTACGTATGAATCACTGGGGCTATGCGGCGGATGAGGATTTGAGCAGCGAGGAGCTGATCAACGAATCGTACAAGGGCATTCGGCCGGCACCGGGCTATCCCGCCTGTCCCGACCATTTGGAGAAATTGACCATTTGGGAAATGCTACAGGTCGAGGAAAAGATAGGGGTGAAACTAACGGAGAGTCTGGCCATGTGGCCGGCAGCTTCGGTAAGTGGCTACTATTTCGGCAATCCCGAAGCCCGGTATTTCGGACTTGGAAAAATCAAGGAAGACCAGGTCGCCGATTTTGCTAAGCGAAAGGGAATCCCTGTAGAGGAAGCGACCAAGTGGCTCGCTCCGAATATCGCGGATGATTAA
- the metF gene encoding methylenetetrahydrofolate reductase [NAD(P)H], which translates to MKITDHIKEAKGETLFSFEIIPPVKGHKIQELYDNIDPLMEFKPPFIDVTTSREEYVYIDRNGLLDKKLTRMRPGTVGICASIKHKYDVDTVPHVLCGGFTKEETEYVLVDCQYLGIDNVMALRGDAMREEKYFQPAEGGHEYAIGLVEQLNDLNCGNYLHDTMEGTNCADFCIGVAGYPEKHLEAPSLQSDLKRLKEKVDAGAHYIVTQMFFDNKKYFEFVDAAKAMGIDVPIIPGIKPIAVKRHLNLLPQVFRIDIPQDLIDAVDGCENNKAVRQVGIEWAIQQSKELKEAGVPVLHYYSMGKSDNIHAIASALF; encoded by the coding sequence ATGAAAATTACAGACCACATTAAAGAAGCCAAGGGGGAAACCTTGTTTTCGTTTGAAATCATACCCCCGGTAAAGGGGCATAAGATTCAGGAACTATACGATAATATCGATCCGTTAATGGAGTTCAAACCTCCGTTTATCGATGTGACGACCTCTCGCGAAGAATACGTTTATATTGACCGTAATGGCTTGCTGGATAAGAAGTTGACCCGTATGCGCCCGGGTACGGTGGGCATTTGCGCATCGATCAAGCACAAATACGATGTAGACACCGTACCGCACGTGCTTTGCGGCGGTTTTACCAAAGAGGAGACCGAGTATGTATTGGTCGATTGCCAGTATCTTGGCATCGATAACGTCATGGCGCTGCGTGGCGATGCTATGCGGGAAGAAAAATATTTTCAACCGGCGGAAGGAGGACACGAATACGCGATCGGACTGGTGGAACAGTTAAACGACCTGAATTGTGGCAATTACCTTCACGATACCATGGAGGGTACCAATTGTGCCGATTTTTGTATCGGCGTTGCCGGATATCCCGAAAAGCATTTGGAAGCCCCATCATTGCAATCGGACTTGAAACGCCTGAAGGAGAAAGTAGATGCCGGTGCCCATTATATCGTAACACAGATGTTTTTTGATAACAAGAAATACTTTGAATTCGTGGATGCCGCAAAGGCAATGGGAATAGACGTGCCCATCATCCCGGGAATCAAACCGATAGCGGTAAAACGGCATTTGAACTTGTTGCCACAGGTGTTTCGAATCGATATTCCTCAAGATCTGATCGATGCGGTCGATGGCTGCGAGAACAACAAAGCGGTGCGCCAGGTCGGGATTGAATGGGCGATTCAACAATCTAAAGAGCTAAAAGAAGCCGGTGTTCCGGTTTTACACTACTACTCCATGGGCAAGTCGGATAATATTCATGCAATCGCCTCGGCCTTGTTTTAG
- a CDS encoding acyloxyacyl hydrolase, giving the protein MSQKVFFLFLFVVGFCFSQEEKAKRHYAFDANAYFGSIILHNPDISHLINEHPAGFMLGYNRKTFGEQEWQQGYNYPDLGASFIYHNPNNATLGENYGLYAHFNFYFLKRNLQFRIGQGIAYATNPYDRDTNFRNNAYGSTFLSSTFLMLNYHKERIFRRLGFRAGISLVHYSNANVRAPNTSTNTLALNLGLTYSLSEETPEYIEREKQKVTEPIRYNLAFRTGINESDNVGAGQFPFYIFSGYTDKRLSRKSAIQLGTDVFFSNFLKELIRYQSISFPENNVAADTDFKRVGVFVGHELFINKLSIGTQLGYYVYYPFDFEGRVYNRFSLKRYFGDKVFGVISLKSHGAAAEAVEFGVGVRL; this is encoded by the coding sequence ATGAGCCAAAAGGTTTTTTTCCTTTTCTTATTCGTGGTCGGTTTTTGCTTTTCGCAAGAAGAGAAAGCAAAGCGGCATTATGCATTCGATGCGAATGCATACTTTGGTTCCATCATTCTTCACAATCCCGATATTTCGCACTTGATCAACGAACATCCCGCCGGTTTTATGCTTGGGTACAACCGGAAGACTTTTGGGGAGCAGGAGTGGCAACAAGGCTACAATTATCCCGATTTAGGGGCCTCCTTCATCTATCACAATCCAAATAATGCCACCTTGGGGGAGAATTACGGATTGTACGCCCATTTCAATTTTTACTTTTTAAAACGCAATCTGCAGTTTCGTATCGGTCAGGGTATTGCCTATGCTACGAATCCGTATGACAGGGACACGAATTTTCGCAACAATGCCTACGGGTCCACCTTTTTGAGCTCTACCTTCTTGATGTTGAATTACCACAAGGAACGTATTTTTAGACGCCTGGGTTTTAGAGCGGGAATCTCGCTGGTACACTATTCGAATGCCAATGTTAGGGCACCGAATACTTCTACGAATACCTTGGCCTTGAATTTGGGGCTAACGTATTCCTTGTCGGAAGAAACCCCGGAATACATCGAACGGGAAAAGCAAAAAGTGACCGAACCGATTCGGTACAATCTTGCGTTTCGGACCGGTATTAACGAGAGCGACAATGTGGGTGCGGGACAATTTCCGTTCTATATTTTTTCGGGATACACCGATAAACGGTTAAGCCGAAAGAGTGCCATTCAGTTGGGGACGGATGTTTTTTTTAGTAATTTTTTAAAGGAATTGATTCGATATCAATCCATCTCCTTTCCGGAGAACAACGTTGCCGCCGATACCGATTTCAAGCGGGTAGGGGTTTTTGTCGGCCATGAGCTGTTCATCAATAAGTTGTCCATCGGGACGCAACTGGGGTATTATGTATACTATCCCTTTGATTTTGAAGGAAGGGTCTACAATCGCTTTAGTCTGAAACGGTATTTTGGTGATAAAGTTTTCGGGGTCATCAGTTTAAAATCACACGGCGCCGCCGCCGAAGCCGTGGAGTTCGGGGTAGGGGTGCGGTTGTGA
- a CDS encoding head GIN domain-containing protein, with the protein MGLRMRFENRDYPLSGLLGMCSHFWKVLLALPILLVQTACSSESAPDCFQRAGEIERQEIALPDFSKITVFENVSLVLQQGDVQKVEIETGENLRNEVTATVEGDRLLLRDTNDCNFVRSYGTTIIYVTSPAINEIRSSTGRRISSEGVLAYPNLTLFSESFLNPESETTDGLFDLAVDTENLTVIVNGITYFKLRGNTENLNLTIAAGDSRIEAENLSAESVTLNHRGSNDMFVNPQEAINGVIRGTGDVISSNRPDLVEVEELYKGKLVFK; encoded by the coding sequence ATGGGATTACGAATGAGGTTTGAAAATAGGGATTACCCCCTCTCGGGGCTGTTAGGCATGTGCTCACATTTTTGGAAAGTACTGCTAGCGCTGCCTATCCTTTTGGTTCAAACAGCCTGCTCCTCCGAATCCGCCCCCGACTGTTTTCAGCGGGCGGGGGAAATCGAAAGACAGGAGATAGCGCTCCCCGATTTTTCAAAAATTACCGTGTTTGAAAATGTCAGTTTGGTGTTGCAACAAGGTGATGTGCAGAAAGTGGAAATCGAAACAGGGGAAAATTTACGGAACGAGGTAACGGCTACCGTAGAAGGTGACCGCCTGCTACTTCGGGATACGAACGATTGCAACTTTGTTCGTTCATACGGTACGACGATCATTTATGTGACTTCCCCCGCTATCAATGAAATTAGGAGCAGTACCGGCCGGAGGATTTCCAGTGAGGGCGTTTTGGCCTACCCGAATTTGACCCTATTCTCGGAAAGCTTTTTAAATCCCGAGTCCGAGACCACCGATGGACTATTCGATCTCGCGGTAGATACGGAAAACCTCACGGTCATCGTGAACGGAATCACCTATTTTAAACTGCGTGGGAATACCGAAAATCTAAATTTGACCATTGCCGCGGGGGACTCGAGGATCGAAGCCGAAAACCTTAGCGCTGAATCAGTGACTTTAAACCATAGGGGCTCCAACGATATGTTCGTTAACCCCCAAGAAGCTATCAATGGTGTCATTCGAGGTACTGGGGATGTCATCAGCTCCAATAGACCCGATTTGGTAGAAGTAGAGGAGTTGTACAAGGGAAAGCTGGTTTTCAAATAA